The Numida meleagris isolate 19003 breed g44 Domestic line unplaced genomic scaffold, NumMel1.0 unplaced_Scaffold967, whole genome shotgun sequence sequence TGGGTTTTGTTGGGATCCCATTGGGTTTTGTTGGGTCTTGTTGGGATCCTATTGGGGTTTATGGGGCTTTGTTGGGATCTCATTGGATTTTGTTGGGGTTTGTTGGGATCCCATTGgattttgttgggttttgttaGGATTTGTTGGGTTCcctttgggttttgttgggaTCCCGTTGggttttgtggggttttgttggGATCCCGTTGAGTTGTATTGGGTTTTGTTGGGAtttttgggtttcttttgtatttatttgtgttttgtggggttttgttggGATCCCGTTGggttttgtggggttttgttggGTTCCTGTTGAGTTCTGGGGGGTTCCCATGGGGTTTTATGGGGTTTTATTGGGATTTTGTGGGGCATTGTTGGgttctgtggggttttgttgGGTTCCCGTTGAATTTTGAGGGGTTCCCGTTGGcttttgtggggttttgttgggttcccattgggttctgtggggttttgttgGGTTCCCGTTGAATTCTGGGGGGTTCCCGTTGGgttctgtggggttttgttgGGTTCCCATTGATTTTTTGGGGGTTCCCGTTGGCTTTTGTGGGGTTTTATTGGATTCTGTGGGGCGTCTTTGGTTTccagttggcttttttttgggTTCCATGGGCTTTCATTGGCTCCTGGTGTCCCCTCCCTGCTTCGCCGCCCTATGGGGCGCCCCATAACCTCCCCCCACGCCTCCCCCCGGCGCAGGGGTGAAGGTGATGTTCCGtgtggggctggtgctgctgcgCCAGGCGCTGGGCTCCCCCGAGAAGCTGCGCAGCGCCCAGGGGATGTACGAGACCATGGAGCTCCTGCGAAGCGTCCCCCCCCCGGGGCTGCACGAGGACGCCCTGGTGCACCAggtggggcgctatggggtgctggggggtgctatggggtcgctatggggctctatggggcactgtggaGCAGTATGGGGTCGCTGTGGGGCAttatggggtggctatggggtgttatggggtcactatggggctctgtggagCACTATGGAGTGgtatggggtcgctatggggcactatggggtgcTCGTGGGTAGCTATAGGGCactatggggtggctatggggctttctggggtcactatggggctctgtggagCACTGTGGAGTGgtatggggctgctatggggtggctatggggcactgtggggtgcCTGTGGGTAGTTACGAGGCactatggggtggctatgggtcgctgtgggtctgcTCCATAGATGatgtgggtctcagtgggtctgagtgggtcgctatgggtaGCTGTGGGTCTGCCCCCCAGGTGATGTGGGTCTgagtgggtcgctatgggtcgctgtgggtctgcCCCCCAGGTGATGTGGGTCTCaatgggtctcagtgggtctctgtgggtctcagtgggtcgctatgggtcgctgtgggtctgcCCCCCAGGTGGCGGCGCTGCCGGTGTCGGAGGCGCTGATTGAGCGCGAGCGTGGGGCGCAGCGGCGGCGCTGGACGGAGACGCGGGGGGAGATGCTGCGGCCGCCCCCCCCACAGCGCGGCCCCCACGGAGCCAGGGGGGTCCNNNNNNNNNNNNNNNNNNNNNNNNNNNNNNNNNNNNNNNNNNNNNNNNNNNNNNNNNNNNNNNNNNNNNNNNNNNNNNNNNNNNNNNNNNNNNNNNNNNNNNNNNNNNNNNNNNNNNNNNNNNNNNNNNNNNNNNNNNNNNNNNNNNNNNNNNNNNNNNNNNNNNNNNNNNNNNNNNNNNNNNNNNNNNNNNNNNNNNNNNNNNNNNNNNNNNNNNNNNNNNNNNNNNNNNNNNNNNNNNNNNNNNNNNNNNNNNNNNNNNNNNNNNNNNNNNNNNNNNNNNNNNNNNNNNNNNNNNNNNNNNNNNNNNNNNNNNNNNNNNNNNNNNNNNNNNNNNNNNNNNNNNNNNNNNNNNNNNNNNNNNNNNNNNNNNNNNNNNNNNNNNNNNNNNNNNNNNNNNNNNNNNNNNNNNNNNNNNNNNNNNNNNNNNNNNNNNNNNNNNNNNNNNNNNNNNNNNNNNNNNNNNNNNNNNNNNNNNNNNNNNNNNNNNNNNNNNNNNNNNNNNNNNNNNNNNNNNNNNNNNNNNNNNNNNNNNNNNNNNNNNNNNNNNNNNNNNNNNNNNNNNNNNNNNNNNNNNNNNNNNNNNNNNNNNNNNNNNNNNNNNNNNNNNNNNNNNNNNNNNNNNNNNNNNNNNNNNNNNNNNNNNNNNNNNNNNNNNNNNNNNNNNNNNNNNNNNNNNNNNNNNNNNNNNNNNNNNNNNNNNNNNNNNNNNNNNNNNNNNNNNNNNNNNNNNNNNNNNNNNNNNNNNNNNNNNNNNNNNNNNNNNNNNNNNNNNNNNNNNNNNNNNNNNNNNNNNNNNNNNNNNNNNNNNNNNNNNNNNNNNNNNNNNNNNNNNNNNNNNNNNNNNNNNNNNNNNNNNNNNNNNNNNNNNNNNNNNNNNNNNNNNNNNNNNNNNNNNNNNNNNNNNNNNNNNNNNNNNNNNNNNNNNNNNNNNNNNNNNNNNNNNNNNNNNNNNNNNNNNNNNNNNNNNNNNNNNNNNNNNNNNNNNNNNNNNNNNNNNNNNNNNNNNNNNNNNNNNNNNNNNNNNNNNNNNNNNNNNNNNNNNNNNNNNNNNNNNNNNNNNNNNNNNNNNNNNNNNNNNNNNNNNNNNNNNNNNNNNNNNNNNNNNNN is a genomic window containing:
- the LOC110392094 gene encoding TBC1 domain family member 10A-like, with translation MFRVGLVLLRQALGSPEKLRSAQGMYETMELLRSVPPPGLHEDALVHQVAALPVSEALIERERGAQRRRWTETRGEMLRPPPPQRGPHGARG